The proteins below come from a single Cannabis sativa cultivar Pink pepper isolate KNU-18-1 chromosome 3, ASM2916894v1, whole genome shotgun sequence genomic window:
- the LOC115709958 gene encoding probable aspartyl aminopeptidase yields MAKEEGSSVVYDLVDFLNASPTAFHAVDEAKKSLRSAGYEQISEKEDWKLEAGKKYFFTRNHSTIVAFAIGKKYVAGNGFYIIGAHTDSPCLKLKPVSKVTKGGYLEVGVQTYGGGLWHTWFDRDLTLAGRVIVREENGGVVSYSHKLLRIEEPIMRIPTLAIHLDRGTDGFKVNTQTHLLPVLATAIKAELNKVVASNGPVESDSQTDGKKSNEKTTLEDAKHHSLLLQLLASQLGCKPNDICDFELQACDTQPSIIAGATKEFIFSGRLDNLCMSFCSLKALIDATSSDNSLEDEAGVRMVALFDHEEVGSNSAQGAGSPAMLTALSRITNSFTSDLKVVEKAIQKSFLVSADMAHALHPNYMEKHEENHQPKLHGGLVIKTNANQRYATNSITSFLFREIASKHKIPTQDFVVRNDMGCGSTIGPILASGVGIRTVDVGAPQLSMHSIREMCATDDVKHSYQHFKAYFQEFAHMDSKITVDM; encoded by the exons ATGGCAAAGGAAGAAGGAAGCTCTGTGGTCTATGATCTCGTTGACTTCTTGAACGCTTCCCCCACTGCTTTCCATGCTGTTG ACGAGGCGAAAAAGAGTTTGAGAAGTGCAGGGTACGAGCAAATTTCGGAGAAAGAAGATTGGAAACTTGAAGCAGGGaagaagtatttctttactaGAAATCACTCCACTATAGTAGCCTTCGCCATTGGTAAAAA GTATGTTGCGGGGAATGGATTTTACATAATTGGGGCTCATACTGACAGTCCTTGTCTGAAACTTAAACCTGTCAGCAAG GTAACTAAAGGTGGGTATTTGGAAGTTGGTGTCCAAACATATGGAGGTGGCTTGTGGCACACATGGTTTGATCGGGACCTGACACTTGCGGGAAGAGTGATCGTAAGGGAAGAAAACGGTGGAGTTGTTTCATACTCGCATAAACTTTTAAGAATTGAGGAGCCTATAATGCGGATTCCAACCCTTGCAATTCACTTAGACAG GGGTACTGATGGTTTTAAGGTGAACACTCAGACCCATCTTCTACCTGTCTTAGCAACAGCAATTAAG GCGGAGCTCAATAAAGTTGTTGCTAGTAATGGTCCGGTCGAAAGTGATTCGCAGACTGATGGAAAGAAATCTAATGAGAAAACAACCTTGGAAGATGCGAAGCACCACTCACTTTTACTTCAG CTTCTTGCAAGTCAGCTTGGATGTAAGCCCAATGATATTTGTGATTTTGAGTTGCAAGCCTGTGATACTCAACCAAGCATAATAGCTGGTGCCACAAAGGAATTTATATTTTCAGGGCGGCTTGATAATCTGTGCATGTCATTTTGTTCTCTTAAG GCATTAATAGATGCAACTTCTTCTGATAACAGCCTTGAGGATGAGGCTGGTGTTAGAATGGTAGCTTTGTTTGATCACGAGGAGGTGGGATCCAATTCAGCCCAAGGAGCAGGCTCTCCAGCTATGCTAACTGCCTTATCACGGATTACAAATTCCTTCACCTCAGATTTAAAG GTGGTAGAGAAGGCCATTCAAAAGAGTTTTCTCGTATCTGCTGACATGGCACATGCCCTGCACCctaattatatg GAAAAACATGAAGAGAATCATCAACCCAAGTTGCACGGCGGGCTTGTAATAAAAACCAATGCCAATCAACGATATGCAACCAATTCAATCACTTCCTTTTTATTCAGGGAGATAGCATCCAAGCATAAAATTCCTACCCAG GATTTTGTTGTTCGTAATGACATGGGTTGCGGTTCAACCATCGGCCCCATTCTTGCGAGTGGCGTGGGAATAAGGACAGTTGATGTTGGTGCTCCACAACTTTCGATGCATAGTATTCGAGAAATGTGTGCCACAGACGACGTGAAGCATTCTTATCAGCATTTCAAAGCTTATTTCCAAGAGTTTGCTCACATGGATTCGAAGATCACAGTGGACATGTAG
- the LOC115710909 gene encoding uncharacterized protein LOC115710909, whose translation MFCFFPIQMENQGSALDFELWQLRHENMSKTLEEFHCTTFTKCKDIENQLDSNWKWLKAHSEQLVQRENEVLSKEKQFEAKELELKQLDGMQKSSLELSKEIEQKQKQCRGIEVRIEEKEREFLNINSSVLDAESKLDTLQRSIEEQAQKHEGMLKEYKQVSELKEDLLYKKQSFLEKCMKEIELQEDLLGKKQKSLENCTKKIELKEDLLGKMQRSVENYMEDCKVRESFIDNYDKQIKLKEEKLVSYQTLIDECSDELNLKKHQLDLVQKLKAENSDSLHKLMENCDHKVEEKEKNFENFVKELKLKEQFLESKLEELDLFDKKVVGCFKELELKERQFEKKANEFKLKESEFERKANEFKLKESEFERKANKFKLKESVFQRKENEFKLKESEFQRKASEFELKERDFERMDNEYRLKESEFQRKASEFELKERDFERMANEFRLKESEFQRKASPFELKERDFERMANEFKLKESEFQRKVSEFELRQKGFAPIERSPVLVVKEKTNLSSASPLSCVTNGEKDLFWLLNEYLQKHDLVCSQILSVVKASSSSDPAKLVLDTINKIYHLHSAREKIEFEDSIARRGCSLLSEMLLKVSPEINPQVRKEAMKLASAWKASLNVASDNFEVWSLLQFLASFKLASAFDVNELHYLLDAAGLIIQTSQLRSPHGDIGECVRTLIQGEEIIRAVRLICRLKLRDMFPPLQLLIKFLEDIERSTQKSYEERKFYKAKKQSIDKEVAALKGVSECMKFCNLESEILSNKISKRFGILENMSQSLGREVDPSPKKKQRKIGSNPKENFARCSLTTKLGETVGAGSRSSGSRLPQSSSPLKIGTTTPPLVPKVANSIVGSYRSPGSASWTKPPKGSVKLNFSHTARPECSFLSVVARSHNEVLAIKCRKIGQSNPLTAEALAALGALTLASSEKWDTIFLEGESLLLMNNLQGISEPMESISSVVSDSIAKMKTFKQVIASWIPAEANTMARNVARWAADNNVNGSSWISVPSDLVYKCYKV comes from the exons ATGTTTTGTTTCTTTCCCATTCAGATGGAAAATCAAGGGAGTGCCTTAGATTTTGAACTGTGGCAGCTGAGACATGAAAACATGAGCAAAACTTTGGAAGAGTTCCATTGTACAACTTTTACAAAATGTAAGGATATAGAGAATCAGTTGGATTCGAATTGGAAGTGGTTAAAAGCTCATTCCGAACAGCTTGTGCAACGTGAAAATGAAGTTTTGTCCAAAGAGAAACAATTTGAAGCTAAAGAGTTGGAGTTGAAACAATTGGATGGAATGCAAAAGTCGAGTCTGGAGTTGTCGAAGGAAATTGAGCAAAAACAGAAGCAATGTCGTGGTATTGAAGTAAGaattgaagagaaagagagggagtTTCTTAACATTAATTCATCTGTCTTAGATGCTGAGAGTAAATTGGATACTCTACAAAGAAGTATTGAAGAGCAAGCACAAAAACATGAAGGAATGTTGAAGGAGTATAAACAAGTCTCCGAGTTGAAAGAAGATCTTTTATATAAGAAGCAGAGCTTTCTTGAGAAATGCATGAAAGAAATCGAGTTGCAGGAAGATCTTCTTGGTAAGAAGCAGAAATCACTTGAGAATTGCACCAAAAAAATTGAGTTGAAAGAAGACCTTTTAGGTAAGATGCAAAGATCTGTTGAAAATTACATGGAGGATTGTAAAGTTCGTGAAAGTTTTATTGATAATTATGACAAACAGATCAAACTTAAAGAGGAAAAGCTTGTTTCATATCAGACTTTGATCGATGAATGCTCTGATGAACTCAATTTAAAGAAACATCAGCTTGATTTGGTTCAAAAGTTAAAGGCAGAGAATTCTGATTCATTGCATAAGTTAATGGAGAATTGTGATCATAAAGTGGAGGAGAAAGagaagaattttgaaaattttgtaaAGGAGCTTAAGTTGAAGGAACAATTTCTTGAATCGAAGCTCGAAGAACTTGATCTATTTGATAAGAAAGTCGTTGGATGCTTCAAAGAGCTAGAACTAAAAGAGAGGCAATTTGAAAAAAAGGCCAATGAGTTTAAACTGAAAGAGAGTGAGTTTGAAAGAAAGGCCAATGAGTTTAAACTGAAAGAGAGTGAGTTTGAAAGAAAGGCCAATAAGTTTAAACTGAAAGAGAGTGTGTTTCAAAGAAAGGAAAATGAGTTTAAACTGAAAGAGAGTGAGTTCCAAAGAAAGGCCAGTGAGTTTGAATTGAAAGAGAGGGACTTCGAAAGAATGGACAATGAGTATAGACTGAAAGAGAGTGAGTTTCAAAGAAAGGCCAGTGAGTTTGAATTGAAAGAGAGGGACTTTGAAAGAATGGCCAATGAGTTTAGACTGAAAGAGAGTGAGTTTCAAAGAAAGGCCAGTCCGTTTGAATTGAAAGAGAGGGACTTCGAAAGAATGGCCAATGAGTTTAAACTGAAAGAGAGTGAGTTTCAAAGAAAGGTCAGTGAGTTTGAATTGAGACAAAAAGGATTTGCACCAATTGAAAGATCACCTGTATTGGTTGTCAAAGAAAAAACCAACTTATCATCTGCTTCTCCTCTGTCTTGTGTGACCAATGGTGAGAAAGACTTGTTCTGGCTTTTGAATGAATATTTACAGAAGCATGATTTGGTTTGTAGTCAAATTTTAAGTGTTGTCaaagcttcatcttcatcagaTCCTGCAAAGTTGGTGTTGGATACAATAAACAAGATTTATCATTTGCATTCCGCTAGGgaaaaaattgagtttgaagACAGTATTGCTAGAAGGGGATGCAGCCTTTTGTCAGAGATGTTACTTAAAGTCTCACCAGAGATTAATCCTCAAGTGAGAAAAGAAGCAATGAAGTTAGCTAGTGCTTGGAAGGCCAGTTTGAATGTGGCAAGTGATAATTTTGAGGTGTGGAGTTTGTTGCAGTTTCTAGCTAGTTTTAAATTGGCCTCTGCCTTTGATGTGAATGAGCTTCACTATCTTCTTGATGCTGCTGGTTTGATTATTCAGACATCCCAATTACGTTCTCCACATGGGGATATAG GAGAATGTGTTCGAACTCTTATCCAAGGGGAAGAGATCATTCGAGCTGTTAGACTTATTTGTCGATTGAAGTTAAGGGACATGTTTCCACCACTCCAACTTTTGATTAAATTTTTGGAAGATATTGAGCGTTCTACACAAAAATCATATGAGGAAAGGAAATTTTACAAAGCAAAG AAACAATCCATTGACAAAGAAGTAGCTGCTCTGAAAGGTGTGTCGGAATGCATGAAATTTTGCAATCTTGAGTCTGAGATCCTATCCAACAAAATCTCAAAACGCTTTGGCATTTTGGAAAATATGAGCCAGTCATTAGGCCGGGAGGTTGATCCATCACCCAAGAAGAAACAAAGAAAGATTGGTTCTAATCCAAAGGAAAATTTTGCTAGGTGTTCCCTGACAACTAAGTTGGGCGAAACTGTTGGAGCTGGTAGTAGGAGTTCAGGTTCACGTTTGCCACAATCATCGTCACCCTTAAAGATCGGCACAACTACACCTCCATTAGTGCCTAAGGTTGCCAATTCAATTGTTGGCTCTTATAGGAGTCCAGGTTCTGCTTCTTGGACCAAACCTCCCAAAGGTTCTGTCAAGTTGAATTTTAGTCATACAGCACGACCGGAGTGTAGCTTCTTAAGCGTGGTGGCGCGTAGCCATAATGAAGTCTTGGCAATCAAGTGTCGGAAGATTGGTCAGTCTAATCCATTGACTGCTGAAGCTTTAGCTGCTCTGGGTGCTTTGACTCTGGCATCTTCTGAAAAATGGGATACCATCTTTTTGGAAGGAGAGTCATTGCTGCTTATGAATAATCTTCAAGGAATTTCTGAACCAATGGAGTCCATTTCCAGTGTGGTCTCTGACTCAATTGCTAAAATGAAAACTTTCAAACAAGTCATTGCAAGTTGGATACCGGCTGAGGCTAACACTATGGCTCGTAATGTAGCTAGGTGGGCTGCAGATAACAATGTTAATGGCTCATCTTGGATATCAGTTCCTAGTGACTTGGTTTATAAGTGTTACAAAGTATAA